From the Candidatus Zixiibacteriota bacterium genome, one window contains:
- a CDS encoding nucleotide exchange factor GrpE, producing MAEKDVNKQVKGSATDEARAVPDQHAARTIPVGADGQPAEAALSPEHQASAAKAEEVDPVQVLQAKVAELEDQRLRALAELDNSRKRMARQIDELVRFANDRLFLELLDVVDNFERALRHANENGAVGESGLEALRSGTELIYNQLNGLLSRYDVKPLESIGRRFDPKYHDALVHAESDEYGEGIVSAEISKGYTVGDRVLRHARVVVSKGKAPESEPDRPAE from the coding sequence ATGGCTGAGAAGGATGTAAACAAACAGGTCAAGGGATCCGCAACGGACGAGGCTCGGGCGGTACCCGATCAACATGCGGCGCGCACTATTCCGGTCGGTGCCGACGGACAGCCGGCGGAGGCTGCGCTGTCGCCCGAACATCAGGCGTCTGCGGCAAAAGCAGAGGAGGTCGATCCGGTGCAGGTGCTGCAGGCCAAGGTGGCCGAGCTCGAAGATCAGCGGCTCAGGGCGCTGGCTGAGCTGGACAACTCCCGTAAGCGGATGGCCAGACAAATCGATGAACTGGTTCGCTTTGCAAATGACCGCCTGTTCCTGGAACTTCTCGATGTCGTGGATAACTTCGAGCGGGCGCTCAGGCACGCTAACGAGAATGGCGCTGTCGGCGAATCGGGACTGGAGGCGCTGCGCAGCGGCACCGAGCTGATATATAATCAGTTAAATGGCCTGCTCAGCCGTTACGATGTCAAGCCGCTTGAATCAATCGGCCGCCGTTTTGATCCAAAGTATCACGACGCGCTGGTGCACGCGGAGTCGGATGAGTACGGCGAGGGTATCGTGTCCGCTGAGATCAGCAAAGGGTACACGGTAGGCGACCGGGTCCTGCGCCACGCGCGTGTAGTGGTCAGCAAAGGGAAGGCACCGGAATCGGAGCCCGACCGACCGGCCGAGTGA
- the hrcA gene encoding heat-inducible transcriptional repressor HrcA, with translation MAELVVAFENLTDRERQVLANLIDYYIATAGPVGSRAIAHKYRMGLSSATIRNTLQDLEDLGLVEQPHTSAGRIPTDSGYRVYVDSILRPEPLSDDEKTIIRRRLVRDGRGIREILGQTAKILSDITHQLGLTVAPRFEVGILKDIRLIPVADDRLMVVVVMHSGLARSLILEVETSLADESIAEVELVLNERLRGLTLSDIRDTISARLADVSGHGRVIKIVIDSKDQIWSEDRSEDLIFSGTDNLAAMPEFADRERLKAMLKVVEEGRVLSDFLSQAQGEGLVITIGREHAIDEIINCSLVTATYKVGEISGAVGIIGPTRLPYSKAVSIVEYAARSISDLLAGMDRQKDQQRNG, from the coding sequence GTGGCAGAACTCGTTGTGGCGTTTGAGAATCTAACAGATCGCGAGAGGCAGGTCCTAGCTAACCTGATCGACTATTACATCGCTACGGCAGGGCCGGTTGGGTCGCGGGCAATTGCCCACAAATACCGCATGGGACTCTCATCGGCGACCATCCGCAACACCCTGCAAGACCTCGAGGATCTCGGCCTTGTTGAGCAGCCGCATACGTCGGCGGGGCGAATCCCCACCGACTCCGGTTACCGCGTGTATGTAGATTCCATCCTGCGCCCTGAGCCGCTGTCTGACGATGAAAAGACAATCATCCGCCGTCGACTCGTTCGGGACGGTCGCGGAATCCGTGAGATTCTCGGACAGACAGCTAAGATACTCAGCGACATCACGCATCAGCTTGGCCTCACTGTCGCTCCGCGCTTTGAGGTCGGCATTCTGAAAGACATCAGGCTGATACCGGTGGCTGATGATCGTTTGATGGTTGTTGTGGTCATGCACAGCGGTCTGGCTCGCTCGCTGATTCTCGAGGTGGAGACATCGCTGGCGGATGAGTCAATCGCTGAAGTTGAGCTGGTCCTGAACGAGCGGCTTCGCGGTCTGACATTGTCGGATATTCGGGACACGATTTCGGCGCGCCTGGCCGATGTCAGCGGCCACGGCCGCGTGATCAAGATCGTCATCGATTCCAAGGACCAGATCTGGAGCGAAGACCGCTCCGAGGACCTCATCTTCTCCGGCACTGATAACCTGGCCGCGATGCCTGAGTTCGCTGACCGTGAGCGACTCAAGGCGATGCTGAAGGTGGTCGAGGAAGGCCGGGTCCTTTCGGATTTCCTGAGTCAGGCACAGGGCGAGGGACTGGTGATCACCATTGGCCGAGAACACGCTATAGATGAAATCATCAACTGTTCACTGGTTACGGCAACCTACAAAGTCGGTGAGATCTCCGGCGCAGTCGGGATAATCGGACCTACACGGTTGCCCTACAGCAAGGCGGTGTCGATAGTCGAATACGCGGCCCGGTCGATCAGCGATCTGCTCGCCGGTATGGACCGTCAGAAAGACCAGCAGCGCAATGGCTGA
- the purE gene encoding 5-(carboxyamino)imidazole ribonucleotide mutase yields the protein MPKVLIVVGSKCDLEYAEKASQQLKTLGIESTTEVSSAHRHPERTAQLAKQAQSDGFEVVIAMAGLAAALPGVVAAHTILPVIGVPLPAALDGLDSLLATVQMPPGIPVAAVAIGSPGATNAAVLAARILALKYPEVRRALDSHRAGL from the coding sequence ATGCCTAAAGTACTTATCGTTGTGGGATCCAAGTGCGATCTTGAGTACGCCGAGAAGGCGTCTCAGCAGTTGAAAACTCTGGGGATTGAATCGACCACCGAAGTCTCGTCGGCGCACCGCCACCCCGAGCGCACAGCCCAACTGGCGAAGCAGGCGCAATCCGATGGCTTTGAGGTGGTGATCGCCATGGCCGGCCTGGCGGCTGCTCTGCCGGGGGTTGTAGCCGCGCACACGATACTTCCTGTTATTGGGGTGCCGCTGCCGGCGGCGCTCGATGGACTCGACTCTCTGCTGGCAACCGTGCAGATGCCGCCCGGGATTCCGGTGGCGGCGGTTGCAATCGGCTCGCCGGGAGCCACCAATGCCGCCGTTCTGGCCGCAAGAATTCTCGCCCTAAAGTATCCTGAGGTCAGGAGGGCACTGGACTCTCACCGGGCCGGCTTGTAA
- a CDS encoding T9SS type A sorting domain-containing protein, with amino-acid sequence MNCAKSYPALILLLAISCLAGSVLADRSDFLVNDDRTSSDQDHPRIAVSSDGSFVITWVDRRSGSADIFIQRFSADGAALGVNRRINDDAGTAYQAEPAIAADLAGTYTLVWKDFRDGIYPFDPRIYIQKLDTSAAPIASNSALTIELPDSLKETPDIALSPWGGGVVVWADYRNRNWDIYGQSIGSDGSRVGANFRVNDDTGTAQQHAPRVTVSPEGWFAVAWYDNRLGNDDIFVQRYDLSGGRLGVNVKVNSNTGTSRQAFPDLAADGAGHFTVVWVDWRNGVYPANPDIYARKFDTMMTPVAVESRVNQDGTQRAQREPSIAADRRGNVAMIWSDSSGTAQSYDIVGQMIDVDGVIREANFRANSLGDSAQLQADVALDGRYRYITWADKRNGHYDIFASITRYNDPTLVPTPNALRFEMLAGGELPDPQPMRIDHYGYNPLHFRVLRSHNWFQAAPSDGVTPATVTVSILADTLSYGSYLGALTLFDLDNIDSSVQVTVRLDVTAPILRLSEDTLFFRVFAGLEDSASQAVSIANVGAGHLTWHITEALDWLHAEPVSGIDDTVVSVWASGATLSSGVLFDSIQVVAEGAINSPQTIWVRVEASDNSPYIQLDPDSFYVAGERLDSLDLFTVVRNAGTGALNWAATAFGSWLQAGTLFGSDNDTVRLTVNTAALSHGLNVSRVEFADPYAFHQFVNLPVVMDYLLPGRDTIIVADLDMAAGAADSFAVQVVLHDSTQQIILPLTFDPDLVSVDGVTVDAGLADVMTVNSTVDTVLGVMGITVTGAHTGSVLAPSAVDLVWVRLTAKETTGVFEAGEAVSHRLAAVTVGPSGDRRHPSALPGLIRIDDPTSVDADPVAELPQAFTLEQNYPNPFNPSTTIVVQMPRQAVIELEVFNILGQRVSLLAGEVLPAGVHKLLWDGRFDDGREAPSGIYFYRIRAFGISLVRKMVLIK; translated from the coding sequence GTGAACTGTGCGAAGTCATACCCGGCATTAATCCTGTTGCTGGCGATCTCCTGCCTTGCCGGTAGCGTGCTCGCCGATAGAAGCGATTTTCTTGTCAATGACGATCGGACCTCATCTGATCAGGACCACCCCCGTATTGCAGTGTCCTCCGACGGCAGCTTCGTGATCACTTGGGTCGACCGTCGCTCAGGCTCAGCAGATATCTTTATTCAACGATTCTCCGCCGATGGCGCCGCTCTCGGTGTTAATCGTCGCATAAACGATGATGCCGGAACCGCCTATCAGGCCGAACCGGCGATCGCGGCCGATCTTGCCGGCACGTACACCTTGGTGTGGAAGGACTTCCGCGATGGTATCTATCCCTTTGATCCCCGAATCTACATCCAGAAACTGGATACATCCGCCGCACCCATAGCGAGCAATTCCGCCTTAACAATCGAGCTTCCCGACTCCTTGAAAGAGACACCTGATATCGCTCTTTCGCCCTGGGGTGGCGGGGTGGTGGTATGGGCTGATTATCGAAACCGGAACTGGGATATCTACGGCCAGTCGATCGGGTCCGACGGATCCCGTGTCGGCGCGAACTTCCGCGTCAATGACGATACCGGCACGGCCCAGCAACACGCCCCGAGAGTGACGGTCTCCCCTGAGGGCTGGTTCGCAGTCGCCTGGTACGACAATCGCCTCGGCAATGATGATATCTTTGTACAGCGATACGATTTGTCCGGCGGCCGTCTCGGAGTAAACGTGAAAGTCAACTCGAACACGGGTACGTCGCGACAGGCCTTTCCCGACCTGGCTGCCGACGGGGCCGGGCACTTCACGGTGGTGTGGGTAGACTGGCGCAACGGGGTCTATCCGGCGAATCCCGACATCTATGCGCGCAAGTTCGACACCATGATGACGCCTGTTGCTGTCGAAAGCCGGGTCAACCAGGACGGCACCCAGCGCGCCCAGCGCGAGCCGAGTATCGCCGCCGACCGCCGCGGCAACGTGGCCATGATCTGGTCGGATTCATCGGGCACCGCCCAGTCGTACGATATTGTCGGGCAGATGATCGATGTCGACGGGGTCATCCGCGAGGCGAATTTCCGCGCTAACAGCTTGGGTGATTCAGCGCAGTTGCAGGCCGACGTGGCCCTCGATGGCCGCTATCGCTACATCACCTGGGCCGATAAACGCAACGGACACTATGACATATTCGCCTCGATAACCCGCTACAACGATCCCACTCTGGTGCCAACTCCGAATGCACTTCGTTTCGAGATGCTCGCAGGCGGAGAATTGCCTGACCCGCAACCGATGAGAATCGACCACTACGGTTACAATCCGCTTCATTTCCGGGTACTCAGGTCGCACAATTGGTTTCAGGCAGCGCCGTCGGACGGGGTAACGCCGGCTACAGTAACCGTTTCGATACTTGCGGACACACTTTCGTACGGATCGTATCTGGGAGCCTTGACGCTGTTCGACCTCGACAACATTGACTCGTCGGTGCAGGTGACAGTGCGGCTCGATGTTACCGCTCCAATCCTGCGCCTCTCCGAGGACACGCTCTTTTTCAGAGTGTTCGCAGGACTTGAGGACTCCGCAAGTCAGGCTGTCAGCATCGCTAACGTCGGTGCGGGACATCTGACTTGGCATATTACCGAGGCGCTCGACTGGCTGCACGCGGAACCGGTATCGGGGATAGATGATACGGTCGTTTCGGTTTGGGCTAGCGGAGCCACCTTGTCCTCGGGGGTTTTATTTGATTCCATTCAGGTCGTGGCCGAAGGGGCGATCAACTCGCCGCAAACAATTTGGGTGAGGGTTGAAGCCTCGGATAACTCGCCGTACATCCAACTTGATCCAGACAGCTTCTACGTCGCCGGTGAGAGGCTGGACAGCCTTGATCTATTCACCGTGGTTCGTAACGCCGGAACGGGAGCGCTCAACTGGGCCGCCACGGCTTTCGGGTCATGGCTGCAGGCTGGGACGCTTTTCGGCAGCGATAACGACACCGTCCGGCTGACCGTGAACACCGCCGCTCTGAGCCATGGTCTAAACGTGTCCCGGGTGGAGTTTGCCGACCCTTACGCCTTTCATCAGTTTGTGAACCTCCCTGTGGTGATGGACTACCTTCTGCCCGGCCGGGACACCATCATAGTCGCTGACCTGGACATGGCCGCCGGTGCCGCAGACTCATTCGCGGTGCAAGTCGTCCTACACGACTCGACACAACAGATTATTCTTCCACTTACTTTTGACCCCGACTTGGTGAGTGTGGATGGCGTGACAGTGGATGCCGGTTTGGCTGACGTCATGACCGTCAACAGTACCGTGGACACGGTGTTGGGGGTGATGGGCATTACCGTCACCGGCGCCCACACCGGAAGTGTTCTGGCCCCCTCGGCTGTTGACTTGGTTTGGGTACGTCTCACGGCCAAAGAAACCACGGGTGTTTTCGAGGCGGGTGAGGCGGTTTCACATCGTTTAGCTGCGGTTACGGTCGGGCCGTCAGGAGATCGCCGTCATCCGTCGGCATTACCCGGCCTGATCAGGATAGACGACCCAACCAGCGTGGACGCTGATCCCGTGGCTGAACTTCCGCAGGCCTTTACGCTGGAGCAGAACTACCCCAACCCGTTCAATCCCTCGACCACAATAGTTGTCCAAATGCCGCGCCAGGCCGTGATCGAACTCGAGGTTTTCAATATCCTGGGCCAGCGAGTTTCGCTCCTGGCCGGTGAGGTACTGCCGGCCGGAGTGCATAAGCTGCTGTGGGATGGCCGATTCGATGACGGCCGCGAGGCCCCGTCGGGCATATACTTTTACCGAATCCGGGCCTTTGGCATCTCGCTGGTCCGCAAGATGGTCCTGATCAAGTAA
- a CDS encoding sigma-54 dependent transcriptional regulator encodes MPSEKLLLVDDEANQRQLLAGFLESHGYQITQADSGQAALDLYHEVFAPLAVVDMKMPGMSGLELLQKLRSINPFIQVIVLTAFGSVESAVEAMRAGAFDYITKPVQDLDELLLRLEKAAAQNRLVVDNQVLSERLKDFFPETEIIGQSTAIQKVREMIALVAPRDTTVLITGSSGTGKELVARAIHALSPRADKRLVAINCAAFPETLLESELFGFEKGAFTGADRARQGRFELADGGTLFLDEVGEMPLTMQVKLLRVLEERSIERLGSVREIKLDLRLLAATNRDVDKMVKEGVLREDLYYRLNVVNVHLPPLAERTGDVLLLAQKFIEKYARKIGREVRGLDASAAAALTAYSWPGNVRELENIIERAIILTRSTSLTRNDLAGLEHDTVATASGRIRPMAEVEKEHILFCLNQLDWNIGMTAERLGIHRNTLRTKIKEYNLSRPA; translated from the coding sequence ATGCCCTCAGAAAAGCTGCTGCTTGTTGACGACGAGGCCAACCAGCGTCAGTTGCTGGCCGGATTTTTGGAATCACACGGCTACCAGATTACCCAGGCTGACAGTGGCCAGGCGGCGCTCGATCTCTATCACGAAGTCTTCGCCCCGCTCGCGGTGGTGGACATGAAGATGCCCGGCATGAGCGGACTGGAACTGCTCCAGAAGCTGCGCAGCATAAATCCCTTCATCCAGGTGATCGTGTTGACCGCGTTCGGTTCAGTAGAATCGGCGGTCGAGGCAATGCGCGCCGGCGCATTTGACTATATCACCAAACCGGTGCAGGACCTCGACGAGCTTCTGCTTCGCCTGGAGAAAGCGGCGGCGCAGAATCGACTCGTTGTCGACAACCAGGTTCTAAGCGAGCGGCTGAAGGATTTCTTTCCAGAGACCGAAATAATCGGCCAGTCGACGGCCATCCAGAAAGTACGCGAGATGATCGCCCTGGTGGCTCCGCGTGATACGACTGTTTTGATTACGGGGTCGTCGGGCACCGGGAAAGAGCTGGTGGCACGCGCCATCCACGCACTCTCGCCGCGCGCCGACAAGCGGCTGGTGGCGATCAACTGTGCCGCGTTTCCGGAAACACTTCTGGAATCCGAGCTCTTTGGTTTCGAGAAGGGAGCCTTCACCGGCGCGGATCGCGCCCGCCAGGGGAGATTCGAGCTTGCCGACGGCGGCACGCTCTTTCTCGACGAAGTGGGGGAAATGCCGCTGACCATGCAGGTAAAGCTGCTCCGCGTTCTTGAAGAGCGGAGTATTGAGCGGCTTGGTTCGGTGCGTGAGATCAAGCTCGATTTGAGACTGTTGGCCGCCACCAATCGCGATGTGGATAAAATGGTCAAAGAAGGGGTCCTCCGCGAGGATCTCTACTACCGGCTTAATGTCGTCAACGTCCATCTGCCGCCCCTAGCAGAGCGCACCGGCGACGTGCTTCTCCTGGCTCAGAAGTTTATCGAGAAGTACGCGCGCAAGATCGGTAGAGAAGTGCGCGGCCTGGATGCCTCGGCCGCCGCGGCGCTCACGGCGTATTCGTGGCCGGGGAACGTGCGCGAGCTGGAGAATATAATCGAGCGTGCCATCATTCTCACGCGCTCGACCAGTCTCACTCGAAACGATCTGGCCGGTCTCGAACATGACACTGTGGCCACGGCGTCCGGTAGAATCCGGCCAATGGCCGAGGTTGAAAAAGAGCACATTCTATTCTGCCTGAACCAGCTCGATTGGAATATCGGGATGACCGCCGAGCGGTTGGGCATTCACAGGAATACCCTGCGCACCAAAATCAAAGAATACAACTTATCTCGTCCGGCCTGA
- the purD gene encoding phosphoribosylamine--glycine ligase, translated as MKVLIVGSGGREHAIAWKLKQSKKIQKLFCAPGNAGMMRIAKCVNIKADDIERLAEFATSSRINLTVVGPEQPLALGIADEFKRRKLKVFGPEKSGARLESSKAFAKEFMQRYHIPTAAFKVFDNLTEAVGFCKGMEFPTVIKVDGLAAGKGVIIVRDFKQATATLEQIFVEKKYAEAGHKVVIESCLSGQEVSIMVITDGKSYIPLLPSQDHKQLLDGDTGPNTGGMGAYCPAEFVTEKVMSQITQFVLEPVIAGLRKENIPYRGVLYAGLMLTDAGPKVLEFNCRFGDPETQAVLPLLKTDLLEVMKATVDGQLDKLPKLEWRRGSAACVVLASKGYPGEYQTGLRISGLQNVGEEGAYIFHSGTRKDDNQWVTSGGRVLGVMGMNGNLKAALAKAYRIVKRIRFDGVHYRRDIGFRVLDEQKREENA; from the coding sequence ATGAAGGTTCTTATTGTCGGTTCCGGGGGTCGCGAACACGCGATAGCCTGGAAGCTGAAACAGTCCAAAAAGATCCAAAAGCTGTTCTGCGCGCCCGGCAACGCCGGGATGATGCGAATCGCCAAGTGTGTGAATATCAAGGCCGACGATATCGAGCGCCTGGCTGAGTTCGCCACCAGTTCGAGAATCAACCTCACTGTGGTCGGCCCGGAACAGCCGCTGGCACTCGGTATTGCCGATGAGTTCAAGCGCCGCAAACTGAAAGTGTTCGGTCCCGAGAAGTCCGGTGCCCGCCTGGAATCATCGAAAGCCTTCGCTAAGGAGTTCATGCAGCGGTATCACATACCGACTGCGGCGTTCAAGGTTTTCGACAATCTCACCGAAGCTGTCGGGTTCTGCAAGGGCATGGAGTTCCCGACTGTGATCAAAGTCGACGGCCTGGCTGCCGGTAAGGGTGTCATCATCGTCCGGGATTTCAAACAGGCCACCGCGACGCTGGAACAGATTTTTGTGGAAAAGAAGTACGCTGAGGCCGGACACAAAGTGGTGATCGAATCCTGTCTGAGCGGCCAGGAAGTCTCGATAATGGTAATCACCGACGGCAAGAGCTATATCCCCCTTCTGCCGAGCCAGGATCACAAGCAATTGCTCGACGGTGACACCGGTCCCAACACCGGCGGTATGGGAGCCTACTGTCCGGCTGAGTTTGTCACCGAAAAAGTCATGTCACAGATTACACAGTTTGTTCTTGAGCCGGTGATCGCGGGTCTGCGAAAGGAAAACATCCCATACAGGGGTGTGCTTTACGCCGGACTGATGCTTACCGATGCCGGCCCCAAGGTACTCGAGTTTAACTGCCGCTTCGGTGATCCGGAAACCCAGGCCGTTTTGCCACTGCTGAAAACTGATCTGCTGGAAGTGATGAAGGCTACAGTCGACGGCCAATTGGACAAGCTGCCCAAGCTGGAATGGCGACGCGGATCGGCTGCCTGTGTCGTGCTGGCGTCGAAGGGTTACCCTGGTGAGTATCAAACCGGGTTGCGGATATCGGGACTGCAGAATGTCGGCGAGGAGGGGGCGTATATCTTTCATTCCGGAACCCGTAAAGACGACAACCAGTGGGTAACTTCAGGCGGGCGCGTGCTTGGTGTTATGGGCATGAATGGTAATCTTAAGGCGGCTCTGGCCAAGGCATACCGGATCGTCAAACGAATCAGGTTTGACGGCGTCCATTATAGACGTGATATCGGTTTTCGCGTGTTAGACGAGCAGAAGCGAGAAGAGAATGCCTAA
- a CDS encoding tetratricopeptide repeat protein: MMIRRGLQFSLIVFSLAVSLGSISGYAQEGTKDDATAAKEAYNEGIKQMQGGNMDMAITMFQSAISKDPDYVDARLNLGVAFFQTARFDEALEQFQIVVKKNPQSVDGYANLGRVQNKLKRRVEAEQAFQSALAIRPDDPAILGELGKIQYIGNKYADATATFEKCHSGGGGDETTYYYLGKSYQKQEKMSQAIAALDKALTFDSKNYNVHFALGQIHLGQQKYSKAAAAFKAAMGADPGKHQASYNYAVAVESEFPDNIDANIANWNAFIRHARNNAKAKNDVAIAEQHVKDLQERKTKLQEQ, encoded by the coding sequence ATGATGATTCGTCGAGGTCTTCAATTCTCGTTAATTGTGTTCTCGCTCGCCGTGAGTCTGGGCAGCATTTCCGGGTACGCCCAGGAGGGGACGAAAGACGACGCCACCGCGGCCAAGGAGGCGTACAACGAGGGTATCAAGCAGATGCAGGGCGGCAATATGGATATGGCCATTACGATGTTCCAAAGCGCCATCTCCAAGGACCCGGATTACGTCGATGCCCGCCTGAACCTGGGTGTCGCCTTTTTCCAGACGGCGCGGTTCGATGAGGCCCTCGAGCAGTTCCAGATAGTCGTGAAGAAGAACCCGCAGAGTGTCGACGGTTACGCCAATCTTGGGCGCGTACAGAATAAGTTGAAACGCCGCGTTGAGGCCGAACAGGCTTTTCAGTCGGCGCTGGCAATAAGGCCGGATGATCCGGCAATCCTTGGCGAGCTCGGCAAGATACAGTACATCGGCAACAAGTACGCCGATGCCACGGCAACTTTCGAGAAGTGCCATTCCGGCGGGGGCGGGGACGAGACCACCTACTACTATCTGGGCAAGTCATATCAGAAGCAGGAGAAGATGTCTCAGGCAATCGCGGCGCTTGACAAGGCACTGACTTTTGACTCGAAGAACTACAACGTGCACTTCGCGCTTGGGCAAATCCACCTCGGTCAGCAGAAGTATTCCAAGGCAGCGGCCGCGTTTAAGGCGGCAATGGGTGCCGACCCCGGCAAACACCAGGCCTCGTATAACTACGCGGTAGCGGTCGAATCGGAGTTCCCGGATAACATCGATGCCAACATCGCCAATTGGAACGCATTTATAAGGCATGCGCGCAACAACGCAAAAGCCAAGAACGACGTGGCTATCGCCGAGCAGCATGTCAAGGACCTGCAGGAACGGAAGACCAAGCTCCAGGAGCAGTAG
- a CDS encoding DUF4384 domain-containing protein, producing the protein MLRTTFKTSLMTVLVLGIGAGITPAQSIAPVTGDEEYDRAHVDRYLDVELWTSNSDGEFYDGDEIVVYFRVNRDAFVALYSIDTRGRVNLLFPTYPGEDNYVTGGVTYSLPGANDDFDLVVSGPEGFENIQIIASRERFPIPDWYRGPQLVVDEDDDRDDYMDWVNANYFVDYGGQRFAYDRAVIYVNEWEEYYFRPIYRPYYPSWTVYGNCYIDYPWGASIYVNGIYWGCAPLYIPRIAVGWHTITIYDPYGWAWEHDFHISRYNTVVFNRTIIVTSSSVKSKYKEVRMAGYRNPVQNGYPDYESRRVSMESALKKSGAVVSKSGQSGQSGKLDDAFETAPKKFVRGSTKLVKTDRGYETDASTATFPDKAGKRGTTSRTREKESFEQHKGSTDKSGSPDIDRSQKRSSGEKSGRQKSGGGTIERSRGKSSSGGSSGGGPKIEKRKTSGKTESGSVQKHSAPSKRDKPAQVSPKKAPKSGSSSSGGSKGESKSPSSAGQKSSPSGGGGSGSSGSGKDKGGGGSSSGTPRKK; encoded by the coding sequence ATGTTGCGCACAACGTTTAAGACCAGCCTCATGACCGTGCTGGTGCTTGGGATTGGTGCCGGAATCACTCCGGCCCAGTCGATCGCACCGGTCACCGGTGACGAGGAGTACGATCGGGCGCATGTCGATCGGTATCTCGACGTCGAGTTGTGGACGAGCAACAGCGACGGCGAGTTTTATGATGGCGATGAGATCGTTGTCTATTTCCGGGTCAACCGCGACGCCTTTGTAGCGCTGTATTCAATTGATACCCGCGGCCGGGTCAACCTGCTTTTCCCGACCTACCCGGGCGAGGATAACTATGTCACCGGCGGCGTGACCTATAGCCTGCCCGGAGCCAATGACGATTTTGATCTGGTGGTCTCCGGGCCCGAGGGGTTCGAGAATATCCAGATCATCGCTTCGCGCGAGCGATTCCCGATTCCCGATTGGTATCGCGGACCGCAGTTGGTGGTCGATGAGGACGATGATCGCGACGATTATATGGACTGGGTCAACGCGAACTACTTCGTCGACTACGGCGGGCAGCGGTTCGCCTATGATCGCGCGGTCATCTATGTCAACGAATGGGAAGAGTACTACTTCCGTCCCATCTACCGCCCGTATTATCCCAGTTGGACCGTGTACGGCAACTGCTATATCGATTACCCCTGGGGTGCGTCGATTTATGTCAACGGCATCTACTGGGGCTGCGCGCCGCTGTACATCCCGCGGATAGCTGTCGGCTGGCACACGATCACGATTTATGATCCGTACGGTTGGGCGTGGGAGCACGATTTCCACATCTCCCGCTATAACACGGTTGTGTTCAACCGGACTATAATCGTCACGAGTTCGTCGGTGAAGTCCAAGTACAAGGAAGTGCGCATGGCGGGGTACCGGAACCCGGTACAGAACGGATATCCTGACTATGAATCTCGTCGTGTGAGCATGGAGAGCGCTCTGAAAAAGAGCGGGGCGGTGGTGTCCAAGTCCGGACAGAGCGGGCAGTCGGGCAAGCTGGATGACGCATTCGAAACGGCCCCGAAGAAATTCGTGCGCGGCTCGACCAAGTTGGTGAAAACCGACCGCGGATACGAGACCGACGCCTCCACGGCGACCTTCCCCGACAAGGCGGGCAAGCGGGGCACGACCAGCCGAACCAGAGAGAAGGAGAGCTTCGAGCAGCACAAAGGCTCGACCGACAAGTCCGGCTCGCCGGATATCGATCGTTCACAGAAGCGCAGTTCGGGTGAGAAAAGCGGCCGCCAAAAGAGCGGAGGAGGTACAATCGAACGTTCGCGGGGCAAGAGCAGCTCGGGCGGTTCCTCCGGTGGTGGTCCCAAGATAGAGAAACGGAAGACTTCGGGTAAGACTGAATCAGGTTCGGTTCAGAAGCACTCGGCGCCGTCGAAACGCGACAAGCCTGCCCAGGTTTCACCGAAGAAAGCGCCGAAGTCCGGGTCATCATCGTCGGGCGGCTCCAAAGGCGAGTCGAAATCGCCGTCATCGGCCGGACAGAAATCCAGCCCATCCGGCGGTGGCGGCAGCGGTAGTTCCGGCTCCGGTAAAGACAAGGGTGGCGGGGGCTCCAGCTCGGGTACTCCGCGCAAGAAATAG